AAGATCTCGATCTGAAAGGCCAGGCGGTGGTGGCGCTGGTCTCCCCCATCCAGGACTCGTTGACACGTTTTGACCACAACATTCAGTCCCTGGAAAGATCCCGCGAGAAAGCCTACGGCGGGCTTTCGGAGCAGGTGCGGTCCCTGATCGGCACTCAGCAGCTTCTCCAGCGCGAAACCGGCAAGCTGGTCAAGGCTCTTCAAACACCCCAGGTTCGCGGTCGGTGGGGGGAAATTACCCTGCGACGGGTGGCCGAACTCTCCGGCATGCAGCGCCATTGCGATTTTTTTGAACAACAAACCGCGGCCGGCGCCGACGGCCTGATGCGGCCTGACATGCTGGTCAAGCTTCCCGGCAACCGCCAGCTGGTGGTGGACGCCAAGGTCCCCTTGGCGGCATATTTGGATTCTCTGGAGGCCGAAAGCGACAAAACCCGGCAGGCGCTTTTGGAAACCCACGCCAAACAGTTTCAGACCCACATCCTCAAGCTTTCCCAAAAAGCCTACTGGACCCAGTTTGCACCCACCCCCGAGTTCGTGGTGCTCTTCATCCCCGGCGAAAATTTCTTTTCCGCCGCCCTCAGCCAAAATCCCGCGCTGATCGAGGAGGGCGCCCGGCGCGGGGTCATTCTGGCGACCCCCACCACCCTGATCTCACTTCTGAAGACGATCGCCTACGGCTGGCGCCAGGAAACCGTCACTGAAAACGCCCGCGCCATCAGCGAACTGGGACGGGAGCTCTATGAGCGCTTGAGCCACGTTGCCGGCCACCTCAACCGGCTGGGGCAGGATATCGATCACTGCACCCGCAGCTTCAACCAGGCGGTGGGCTCTCTGGAGCGCCGGGTGTTTGCATCCGCCCGCCGCTTCACCGATCTTGGCATCCATCTCAAAGACAACCGGCAGCTGCCCGAGCTGGACACCCTGAGCAGCCAGACCCGTAAACTGGACCCGGATAAAACCGCATGAAAGCCCCAAGACACCGTTTGTGTTTGCACATTGGCGTGCCGCTTTTACTCCTGTTGTGCCTTGCGGGATGCGAGCGGGCGACCAAAACGCCCCCGCCGCCGACAGCGCCCCTGCCCCCCCTGCGGCTTTTAACCCTGGAAGAGCTTCCCCTGTTTTCTGACGACAGCGACCTGGAGGCTTTGGAGGAGGCCATCCGGCACAGCCTGACCTACCTGCGGCGCCTGCCACCGGAGCGCCAGTTTTCACTCGGCGCGGAGATCCTTACGGCCGAGATGACTCTGCGCGCTCTGGCGCACTTCGACGCTTTTCTGCAAAACGCCCCCACCCCAACCGAACTGAACGATTTTGTGCGCGCTCATTACCGGGTCTACCGTGCGGTGGGCACCTCGGAGGCGGAAGTGGTCCTCTTCACGGGCTATTACGAACCGATCATCGCGGGCAGCCGCACCCCCAGCGTTGCCTGCGGGGT
The genomic region above belongs to Desulfobacteraceae bacterium and contains:
- the rmuC gene encoding DNA recombination protein RmuC, whose translation is MEAIDFVLLLSAGILLGVIGGWLAAKFSVYRRINPVISDFQAEIAALKERLRQKQTESEALQKELAAHQQELKSLSARHLEACRENGAALARIEQLAPLQQRLQDQTQEIKALQRLNSGIQNRQTELETRLAQERATAAEKIGLLEDIRQQCLDTFKALSASALRENNRAFIDLADSVLAKHLETARKDLDLKGQAVVALVSPIQDSLTRFDHNIQSLERSREKAYGGLSEQVRSLIGTQQLLQRETGKLVKALQTPQVRGRWGEITLRRVAELSGMQRHCDFFEQQTAAGADGLMRPDMLVKLPGNRQLVVDAKVPLAAYLDSLEAESDKTRQALLETHAKQFQTHILKLSQKAYWTQFAPTPEFVVLFIPGENFFSAALSQNPALIEEGARRGVILATPTTLISLLKTIAYGWRQETVTENARAISELGRELYERLSHVAGHLNRLGQDIDHCTRSFNQAVGSLERRVFASARRFTDLGIHLKDNRQLPELDTLSSQTRKLDPDKTA